A region of the Orenia marismortui DSM 5156 genome:
AGAAAAATAGCTGAGATAAATTTTGATCTAATTGAGAAAGAATGAAAAAAGCATATACTAATTTATAAATTAGTATATGCTTTTCTATAAAGCGATTAATTAGTTTGTATAATATATACACCAATTATTATACAAATTGTTCCTATAATTCTTAAGGAATTAATTGGATGTACTGTAGCCCCCATTATTCCAAAGTGATCAAAGATTATAGCTAGTATAATTTGACCTCCAATAACTAAACTGAACATATTTGCAAAGCCAATTTTTTGAGATGTAAATATTGTTGTAAATATATAAAAGGCTCCTAATAATCCTCCAATCCACATCCACCAATCAGATTCTTTTAAGTTTTGTAAAGAGGCTAGACTATCATTTTTACTAACCACATTTATAATAAAAGTCGTACCTAAACCTAAACTTCCTACGATAAAACTAATAAGAGAAGCTAAAGTGGGGCTATTGATAAAGTTCCCTAACTTTGAATTTAAGCCTACTTGGATTGTTATTCCAGCTCCTGCGATGAAAGGTAATAGATAATAAATCAGTTTCATGTTAAATCTCTCCTTTTTATATAATTTAAAACTATAATTGTTATAAAGTATTAATAAGGATATCATGAAATAATCAAGAATACCATCATATCTCTAATATTAAATTCTAACAGTAATAATATTTGTTTAGATTGAATTTATTCTTTTTATTTATACAAGTTAAGAATTATAAACGAGCAAATTTCACACCAATTAATATCAATGATCAATTTTAAATTGTTCTCTACTGATGATATAGATATCAAACCTTTATAGTTAATATGTTTATTAAAGTATATAATAACTATTTCGATTTAATTTTAAAGTTCTAGCTGTGAAAGCTTATATAATTAGCAATAAAATTATTAAATTACTTTAACTTTAAGGCTATATATGGTAATATGAATGTTAAATATTGTTTGAGGAGTGGTATTAGGTGGGGCATAGTTATAAAGAAATATTTGCTTCATTGATATGGAGGTAACCAGTAGCTAATAGAATAAATTATGCCAATAATCAACTAAAATTTAAAGGAGAGTTTATTATGGAAGATAAAAAAGTTATTCTTACTGGTGACCGTCCAACTGGAAAATTACATTTAGGACATTATGTTGGTTCTTTAGAAAATCGGGTTAAATTACAAGATGATTACAATCAATTTGTTATGATTGCTGATGCACAAGCTCTAACTGATAATGCAGATAATCCAAGAAAAGTACGTGAAAATATTTTAGAAGTAGCTCTAGATTATCTTGCTGTAGGAATTGATCCAGAAATAAGTACTATTTTCATTCAATCGTTAGTGCCAGAGCTGGCTGAACTTAATATGTATTATTTAAATTTAGTAACGGTAAATCGCTTAAGGAGAAATCCTACAATTAAGAATGAGATAAAGCAGAAAGCTTTTGGAGAGAGTATTCCAGCTGGCTTTTTAACCTATCCTGTTAGTCAAGCAGCAGATATAACTGCTTTTAAAGCGAATTTAGTACCTGTTGGTGAAGATCAACTACCACTGCTAGAACAGACTGTAGAGATTGTAAGAAGATTTAATAGAATTTATGAAGCAGTTCTAGTAGAGCCTCAAGCTTTAGTATCTAAAGCTGCAAGATTAGTAGGAACTGACGGGAAGAACAAGATGAGCAAATCGTTAGGGAATGCGATTTCTTTAGCTGATTCCCATAAAGTAATCAAAGAGAAAGTAATGGGAATGTTCACTGATCCTAATCATATTAAAGTTGAAGATCCAGGTCAAGTTGAAGGGAATCCTGTTTTTGAATATCTTGATTTATTCGATTCAGACAAAGAGGAAGTTGAAAAATTAAAGACTTATTATCGTAAAGGTGGGCTTGGAGATGTTAAGGTTAAGAAACGCCTTAACCAAGTATTACAAGATTTTTTAAAGCCTATTAGAGAACGTAGAGAAGAGTATGCCAAAGATCCTGAAGAAGTAATGAATATTTTAAAGAAAGGTACTGAAAAAGCAAGGCAGAAAGCAGTTCAGACCGTTGATGAAGTTCGTAAAGCGATGCAAATAGATTATTATTAGAGCTAAGAGTGAAAATCCCCCTTATCAATATTGATAAGGGGGATTTTTGCTAGAAATTTATTTTTCTTTAGACTTGGATTAATATAACTATAAAAATACTAATAATAAATAAGAATAAAATCTTCAAAATTTACCACACTAATCTTAAGAATTTCAATTAAAGGAGACTATAAATGGAAGGCATTATATTTATCATTATTGCAGCAATATCGGGATTAGCGATGGCTATACAAGGCTCTTTAAACTCAGGATTAGGCAAGGTGATAGGAGATTTAGAGGCAACCTTTGTGGTTCATGTTATAGCTACTATGTTAGTATCATTATTGTTATTTATTTTTTCTTTAGGAAAAGGGGATTTATCCCAATTATCTGAAGCACCTTGGTATACTTATTTAGGAGGAATATTGAATGTAATTATTCTTTATGGTGTAATATATAGTATACCAAATTTAGGTGTTGCAAATGCTACTACTGCTATAATTACTGGACAAGTATTAACTGCTATCTTGGTAGATCATTTTGGGTTATTTGGATTAGAAAAAATTCATTTTCAATGGACACAATTAGTAGGGGTATTATTTTTAGCAATTGGGGTCAAACTACTTTATGTAAAGTAAATTTCAAATTATTATAGCTTGACAGACTTGGAAAAATTATATATAATTAAAAACAACAAACACCCCCCTACGGGGAGGGAAAAATAATTGAGGTGATTTTAAATGGGACAAAATACAGTTGAAGTAACAGAAGATAATTTTGAAGTAGAAGTTTTAGACTCTGATCTACCGGTAGTAGTTGATTTTTGGGCTCCATGGTGTGGACCTTGTCAAGCTATTGCTCCAGTATTAGAAGAATTAGGGGCAGAATATTCAGATAAGGTTAAAATTGCTAAGGTAAATGTTGATAATAATTCATCTTTAGCTCAAAAGTATCAAGTAGCTAGTATTCCAAATCTAGTATTTTTCAAGGATGGAGAAGCAGTAGATAGACAAGTTGGATTCTCATCTAAAGAAGATTTGGAGAATAAAATAAATAATATTGGATAATAAAAGGTGGTTTTTCCACCTTTTATTATTTTGAAAACTATAATTTTTGAAAAGTGATTAATTTGTTAGTGGATAAGGCAGAATAAGCATTATAAGCAAGGATATGGCTGTTCTGAAGCCATTTTACAAGCTATCAATGATGAATATAAATTGAATTGAGATGATGATATCTTAGAATTAGCAACAGGATTTAAAAAGGGAATGGGTAGTGAAGAGTTATGTGGTGCTGTTACTGGATTAGTATTAGTTATTAATTATTTCTATGGTCGCTCTGATTTATCTCAATCTACTAGAGCCCCTAAATTAGTTGCAAAGTTTATTAGAAAATTTAAGAATAGATCAAATTATTTATGAGACTAAAACGGAATTGCCTAAAGAATTTCTCGATAGAGGTGGTTTAATGGCTAAAATTGAAGATCAAAAGATAAAAAAAGATTTAATTAACCGCTTAAGAACGGTTAAAGGGCATATTGGTGGAATAGAACGGATGCTCGAAGAAGATAAAGATTGTTCTGATATATTAATTCAAATTTCTGCTATAAAATCTTCGGTTAATAAAATTGGATTATCCTTAGTTGAAAATAATCTTTGTGAATGCATTTTTGAGTCTCTTGAAAATAAAGAAGAAGTAAAAGATTCTGTCAAAGATGCTTTGAAATCCTTTTTAAAGTTTACAAAATAAAGCTCCCTTGGTCATAATTAATCTGGCCAAGGGATTTTTATTTTTAGTCATCCAAGTTTAGGGTGAAACTATTATGTTGTAATATTTTGGCCACTAGCTACTAGCTTTTAGCCTCTAGCTATTAGTATTATTTTTATAAGCTCTAAACCAGGGGCTAGTAGCCAATAGCCAGCAGCTAAAATTGTCCTAATATTTATAGGAAGTCAAGCAATCCATTAAAGTTTAAATATCCTCGTTCGGAAACTATTAATAATACTACTGTGGCAAAGATCACTACAAATAGAATATGTTCTCCCCAACTACCAGTAGTAATATTAGTATTAAATTTAAATTTTTTATCATTAGGATAAAATAGTGGAATACCATGAACATTTAGCATATCAGATAGGATATGACTGATGTATCCTATTAATAGACCATACCAGATTATTCTATTGATCCAGTTATATTTAATTAATTCTTTACTAAGCAAGGCGAATAATATAAAGCCTAAGATACTATGAGTTAATCCGCGGTGCTTGATACCAAACCATTTCAAAGGCTTGCTGATAAACCACAATGTTTTACCTGCTTTACTATTGGCATGGTCTATATCAGGTAATAATGAAGCAATAATAGCTGCAGTATAAAACTTCCATAAATCAGCATTTAATATAGAGCCTTCAATTAGATAAGATAGATCTTTAATATCAAATAATGCTAGTAATTTGACTATAATTACTGCAAATACAAAGCCAAACAGTGAGTGTGTATGGTAAGTCATTTATTTTTCCTACCTTTCTTCAACAATTTTATTTACTACTTTATTATATATTCTATGTTTAATTTTATCAATAGTTGTAGAAAAAAGAAAATAAAAAGTATAATTTAATTCAGATTAGGAAATTATTTCATTGAAACATTGAATACTATTTAGCATAGAAATAAAGTATTAACAGCTAATTATGAACTACTATTACAAGTTATAGGATCTATAATAATGGTAGAAACTTTATTTAGTTTATAGTAAGAAAGTTATTCCAAAGGTGATTTTGATTATATTTCTGATTGTTTTAAGTGAAGGAGTGGTAGATTTATTGTCTTGCAAAGATTGTATTTATTTTATATATGATAGATTTTATTGCTCTAAATTAAAGTGTCATGTTTATTTGACAGATAAATGCTGTTATTTCAAATTAAAAGAAGACGATCAATAATAGTGCTGGATATAATTTCTCCAGCACTATTATTGTAATATAAAGGAATTTTATATTTGCTGTAGAAGTTTATTTAAGTGATAATTAATAAAAAGCAAATTTAAAGGGATATTGTTAAGGATATATACAGTAATAAAAATCAAAAAGGAGAAAATAATGAGAAAGATAGTTATTATATTATGCTTATTGATAGTTATAGTAATTACTAATGGTGTCTATGCAGATAATAATGATATAATAAATAAGAAGCTAGCCGATGCTGCTACTAACTTGTTTGATGATATAAAATTATATAAAGGTTATGTAGTTAAAATTGAGCAAAATAAAGTCTATATTAATCTAGGATACCCTAAAGTAGAACGAGGTGATAAGTTTACTGTAATAAAAGAGGGAGAGGTTTTAAAAGACCCAATCACTCAAAATATTTTAGGAAAGATTGAGATGGAGGTATCTGAAATAAGGATTGATCAGGTTAGAAAAGATTATTCTAGAGGAGAGAATATCGATAGCTTTTCTAAACTTCAGGTTGAAGTAGGAGATAAGGTCATTGCTAATAAATTAAGAAAGCTTTCAATTCTTAACCTGAATAAGTCAGATAAGTTTGCCAAATTATCTAAAAAGTTATTAAATTATTTTGAAAGTTATTTAAAAACAGGTCAAAAAATTAAATTAAGTAAAAGTGATGAATTGAAAAAATTGGTAGAAGGTTTAGAGTTGAAAGAAGAGTTAAATCAAGATGACATTGATTTAATTATAGATAAATTAAAGCTTGATTTTTTAATGACTTTTGATATTTCAGAAGTGTCTAATAGTATTCTGATTTATATACAACTATATTCTAAGAATCCTAAAGCTATGGTAAAAGAAGAGTTAATTACTATAAGTAAAGATAATAGATTAATTAAATATTATTTAAATCAAAGTAATAAAGATCAGCTAAGATTAATTCATCAGAGTGAAGCTTTAGATTTGTTAAGTAGCAGTTTAGCAGTAGGAGATATAAATAATGATAGTCAAGCTGAGATTATTTTAAATAGCAAAGACTCTTTGAAATCTTTTACTTATCAGACAAAGAATTTAATAGAAGGTAATACAATAGATAACTATCAAAGGACAAAATATGATGATTATAAATTAGTGATTGGAGACCTTCGTCATAATGGCAGAAATGAAATTTTTTTTGAAGGTTTTAATCAGTTGTTTAATCTAGAGTGGAATGGTGAAAAATATGAAAACAAACTTTTAGAGGGATTTAGTAGAAACAGGCCCAAAGCTATAGTTAAGCTAAACAATAAGAAATATTTAATTACTAGAGATTACCGCAATAAATTGAAGTTTAATATTTGGCAAGATAATAAATATAAGACTGATTTTGAATTAACAGTGAAAAATAATGAGGGGTACCGAGTAGTATTAGGGGATATAGATCATGATAAAGAAAAAGAAGTAGTATTAACAGCTTATGGTGGAGAAGGGACATATAGGATTAAAGTGTATGATCTATCTGGGAGTTTGGAATATACTTTCCCTCAAAATTATAATTTTCCTATGGCAATAGTAGGTGAGAGTAAAGAATTATTATTAGTCAGTAATTCTGCCCAAAATACTCGAATTATATCTTTTATTTGGGATGGAGATAATTATGTTTCAAAGTGGAAGACTAAAAGTTTTGCTGGAGAAATCAAGGATATAATAGTTTGTGATATAGATAATGATAATAGAGAAGAGATAATAGTTTTGGAAGTAGAGGATAAAAAAAGTAGAATTTATATTTATCAAAGAGATTTTAATAAAAGATAGTATGATAGCTTGTAAATATTATTTTTCCAAGATAAAATAATATTTAGTTAGTATAAATAATAAAATATAGCTTTAATCTAGGAAATTAAGCTATAAATTTATATACTTTAGATTATAAGAATATATATAATATAAGGTTGCTATTTAGATAGAGGAGGTTATTATGAAAAGGGCTCATATTATTGGTATTGGTGGAATAGCTATGTCGGCTATTGCGCAATGTTTAATTCAGCTAGGATATACAGTAACAGGATCTGATTTAAATCATAATCATCTAATTGAAGAGTTGAGAAATCAGGGGGTAGAGATTAGTATTGGTCATAATGAAGCTAATGTTTCTCCAGAAGTGAAGAAGGTTATCTTCTCAGATGCTATTCCAGCTCATAATGTTGAGATTCTAGCTGCTAAAAAGTATAATTTAGAATTATTAGGTCGATCTGATGCTTTAGCTTGGCTTACTGAGGAGAAAGAGGTTATTTCGGCAACTGGAACTCATGGGAAGACTACTACTTCAGCTATGATTGCCCACTTATTAGAGTTAGGGAAGAAAGAGCCTAGCTTTATTATTGGTGGTATTTTGAATAATTTTGATAGTAATTTTCGAGCTAATCGTGGAGATTACTTTGTATTAGAAGGTGATGAATATGGAAAGTCATTTTTAAAGTATTCATCAGACATAGGTGTAATTACAAATATTGAGTATGATCATCCAGATATTTATGCTGATATGGATGAAGTATTGGAGACTTATCATCAATATGTAGATAATTTAACTAAATGCTTAATTACTAATCAAAAGGTCATAGATCAACTTAATTTAACTCCTAGGAAAATGGATCTTGATATAATAACGGTAGAGATTGATGATCAAGAGGCTGACTTTACTGCTATTAATATTAGAGAAGAAGAATTATCATCATATTTCACTTTAAGGTATAAAGGTGAAGAAGTTGGAGAGTTTAAGGTTAATTCTTTGGGAGATTATAATATTAAACATGCTTTAGAAGCTATTGCAGTAGCTAATTATTGTGGGATCTCTTTTGAAGAAATGAAAAGAGCTATAGCTTTATGGAAAGGTGTAAAAAGAAGATTTGAGATTTTAGATGAACGAGAAGATAGGATTGTAATTAGTGATTATGCTCACCATCCTAGTGAAGTGGATGCAGTAGCAGAAATTTTTGAAAGGATTAAAACAGATAAGAAGAAGGTATTAATTTTTCAACCACACCAATATTTAAGAACTAAAAGTCTATTTAAAAATTATGAAAATGTTTTAGATAAGTTATTAGATGAAAAGGTTATTTTTAAGATTTATAAAGTTAGAGAAAAGGTTTCAGAAGAAGAATTAGAAAGCTTAGGTAATAAGCTCAGTCAGAGCATAAGTAGGGGAGATACAAAATATTATAATCAAACTGATAAATTAACAAAATGGCTTAATAATTATCGAAAAGAAAACGATGCTATATTTTTATTCTTAGGTGCAGGGAATATAGATGATTTTGCCCGAAAATGGGTTTCTAAAGGTTAAAAGCGATATCGCTTTTAACCTTTTTTTAAAATTATAATTTTTCAACTTATGTTTAGAAGAATATTAATTTAATATATTGCTTTAGGAAGTTAGGTTATAGATGTTAGAGCTTAGTTAATTTGTTCCTCCTAATATTCACTACCTATTTTCTACCATCTATTTTTCTTTTTTATCAGTAACTTTATAGAAATAAATAGTAAATTTCTCATCTTAATAGTAATAATCCACCTTTGATTTCTATAAATATTAATAGATAATAATTTTCTTAAAGGAGGTGGGAGATTACTAGCTTAAGCTAGTAATCTTTAATTATGTTAGTAACTATTATTATTTTAATAGGTGTGATTGTAGCTGCTGTATGGTGGAAAAGAAAAGAATATTATAAGAAGTCCAAGACTTTAGAAGTTAAAGCTAATAAGGAATCAGAAGAGGGCAAAGTAGTAGCAAAGGAGTTTAGCGTTGGATATGCAGATGGGTTAAATGATGAGTTTGAAGAGATAGAAGAAGAGATAGAAGAAGAGATAGAAGAAGAGATAGAAGAAGAGATAGAAGAAGAGATAGAAGAAGAGATAGAAGAAGAGATAGAAGAAGANNNNNNNNNNNNNNNNNNNNNNNNNNNNNNNNNNNNNNNNNNNNNNNNNNNNNNNNNNNNNNNNNNNNNNNNNNNNNNNNNNNNNNNNNNNNNNNNNNNNAGAGGAAGAAGCAGAGGAAGAAGCAGAGGAAGAAGCAGAGGAAGAAGCAGAGGAAGAAGCAGAGGAAGAAGCAGAGGAAGAAGCAGAGGAAGAATGATTATCAATAAATATAGTTAATAATATCAAATATTTTTATTTAAATTTAAGCAAGAGTGCTGATATCAGTATTCTTGTTTTTTATTATTCAAAGTATATTTTTAACAAATATGATTAATTTTAAAATAGTCCCCCACAAAGAGTTAAAGAGAATTTTAATGTAGAAGTTAGTAGTACTGCATGAATCAGATAATAAAAAAGTATTATCTGTGACTCAAATCATATAAGCAATAGATAAATTTATTTATAATATAATTGTAGTTAAGAATATAGCATAGATAAATATAATTAAAATAAATCAGGAGGTTATAATAATGAAGATAAAAAAAGAAGATATTATTTCTGAAGTGTTACAAAAATATCCAGAGACAGTAGAGGTGTT
Encoded here:
- a CDS encoding DMT family transporter — translated: MKLIYYLLPFIAGAGITIQVGLNSKLGNFINSPTLASLISFIVGSLGLGTTFIINVVSKNDSLASLQNLKESDWWMWIGGLLGAFYIFTTIFTSQKIGFANMFSLVIGGQIILAIIFDHFGIMGATVHPINSLRIIGTICIIIGVYIIQTN
- the trpS gene encoding tryptophan--tRNA ligase: MEDKKVILTGDRPTGKLHLGHYVGSLENRVKLQDDYNQFVMIADAQALTDNADNPRKVRENILEVALDYLAVGIDPEISTIFIQSLVPELAELNMYYLNLVTVNRLRRNPTIKNEIKQKAFGESIPAGFLTYPVSQAADITAFKANLVPVGEDQLPLLEQTVEIVRRFNRIYEAVLVEPQALVSKAARLVGTDGKNKMSKSLGNAISLADSHKVIKEKVMGMFTDPNHIKVEDPGQVEGNPVFEYLDLFDSDKEEVEKLKTYYRKGGLGDVKVKKRLNQVLQDFLKPIRERREEYAKDPEEVMNILKKGTEKARQKAVQTVDEVRKAMQIDYY
- a CDS encoding DMT family transporter, with protein sequence MEGIIFIIIAAISGLAMAIQGSLNSGLGKVIGDLEATFVVHVIATMLVSLLLFIFSLGKGDLSQLSEAPWYTYLGGILNVIILYGVIYSIPNLGVANATTAIITGQVLTAILVDHFGLFGLEKIHFQWTQLVGVLFLAIGVKLLYVK
- the trxA gene encoding thioredoxin, producing MGQNTVEVTEDNFEVEVLDSDLPVVVDFWAPWCGPCQAIAPVLEELGAEYSDKVKIAKVNVDNNSSLAQKYQVASIPNLVFFKDGEAVDRQVGFSSKEDLENKINNIG
- a CDS encoding C-GCAxxG-C-C family protein; the protein is MLELATGFKKGMGSEELCGAVTGLVLVINYFYGRSDLSQSTRAPKLVAKFIRKFKNRSNYL
- a CDS encoding metal-sensitive transcriptional regulator, whose product is MAKIEDQKIKKDLINRLRTVKGHIGGIERMLEEDKDCSDILIQISAIKSSVNKIGLSLVENNLCECIFESLENKEEVKDSVKDALKSFLKFTK
- a CDS encoding metal-dependent hydrolase, encoding MTYHTHSLFGFVFAVIIVKLLALFDIKDLSYLIEGSILNADLWKFYTAAIIASLLPDIDHANSKAGKTLWFISKPLKWFGIKHRGLTHSILGFILFALLSKELIKYNWINRIIWYGLLIGYISHILSDMLNVHGIPLFYPNDKKFKFNTNITTGSWGEHILFVVIFATVVLLIVSERGYLNFNGLLDFL
- the murC gene encoding UDP-N-acetylmuramate--L-alanine ligase, with the translated sequence MKRAHIIGIGGIAMSAIAQCLIQLGYTVTGSDLNHNHLIEELRNQGVEISIGHNEANVSPEVKKVIFSDAIPAHNVEILAAKKYNLELLGRSDALAWLTEEKEVISATGTHGKTTTSAMIAHLLELGKKEPSFIIGGILNNFDSNFRANRGDYFVLEGDEYGKSFLKYSSDIGVITNIEYDHPDIYADMDEVLETYHQYVDNLTKCLITNQKVIDQLNLTPRKMDLDIITVEIDDQEADFTAINIREEELSSYFTLRYKGEEVGEFKVNSLGDYNIKHALEAIAVANYCGISFEEMKRAIALWKGVKRRFEILDEREDRIVISDYAHHPSEVDAVAEIFERIKTDKKKVLIFQPHQYLRTKSLFKNYENVLDKLLDEKVIFKIYKVREKVSEEELESLGNKLSQSISRGDTKYYNQTDKLTKWLNNYRKENDAIFLFLGAGNIDDFARKWVSKG